From the Hymenobacter yonginensis genome, one window contains:
- a CDS encoding maleylpyruvate isomerase N-terminal domain-containing protein, with the protein MQPLPVLDTAQLFPVVDAHLIALLRTLAPADWEQPTLAPQWRVRDVALHLLDGNLRTLSMLRDGHFGGAGPASPAYADVVEYLNGLNNEWVAAGQRLSPAILTWLLELSGPAYSAYISSLPPFEVAAFPVAWAGEETSLNWFHVAREYTEKWHHQQQIRQAVGQEAALFAPELYQPFLSTCLRALPHHYRKVPAPAGAVVALAITGAGGGSWYLRRAETSWELGTGYTGPVATQIILDGSVAWRLFTKSLPRELAVQHMQVEGDRALADPLLGLITVMA; encoded by the coding sequence ATGCAACCGTTGCCCGTTCTGGATACTGCGCAGCTGTTCCCGGTGGTGGATGCGCACCTGATTGCGCTGCTGCGGACTCTGGCCCCGGCCGACTGGGAGCAACCTACGCTGGCCCCGCAGTGGCGGGTGCGCGACGTGGCCCTGCACCTGCTCGACGGAAACCTGCGGACCTTGTCCATGCTGCGCGACGGGCATTTTGGGGGCGCCGGGCCCGCCAGCCCGGCCTACGCCGACGTGGTGGAGTACCTCAACGGCCTCAACAACGAGTGGGTAGCTGCCGGCCAGCGTCTCAGCCCAGCCATCCTCACGTGGCTGCTGGAGCTGAGCGGGCCGGCCTACAGTGCCTACATCAGCTCGTTGCCGCCTTTTGAGGTGGCCGCCTTCCCAGTGGCCTGGGCCGGCGAAGAAACGTCCCTCAATTGGTTTCACGTAGCCCGCGAGTACACCGAAAAGTGGCACCATCAGCAGCAGATCCGGCAGGCGGTAGGGCAGGAGGCGGCGCTTTTCGCGCCTGAGCTGTATCAGCCGTTTCTGAGTACCTGCCTGCGGGCGCTGCCGCACCACTACCGCAAGGTGCCGGCCCCCGCAGGCGCGGTGGTGGCGCTGGCTATTACGGGCGCGGGGGGCGGCAGCTGGTATCTGCGGCGGGCCGAAACCAGCTGGGAGCTGGGCACCGGGTATACCGGGCCGGTAGCTACCCAAATCATACTGGACGGGAGCGTGGCGTGGCGACTGTTCACGAAAAGCCTGCCGCGCGAGCTGGCGGTACAGCACATGCAAGTGGAGGGCGACAGGGCGTTGGCCGACCCGCTGCTTGGTCTGATAACCGTGATGGCCTGA
- a CDS encoding beta/alpha barrel domain-containing protein, whose amino-acid sequence MALLTSVLVRGINNLSDARYCAGMGADRLSFLLDPALPGYLTPEAVQEISGWVAGVELVGEFEKLPAEDINELGQRCNLHGLLLHRRRTPADLAQLLLPTQKLVSWIPDMLPEDVDTRFRDQQHHLAGFVLATPPAQPLSATQLTHLIQQARMFPLWLGAGFAASTGGSVRKLVETVRPAGIVLEGGDEIKPGLRDFTELEAVFEELEA is encoded by the coding sequence ATGGCCTTGCTTACGTCCGTGCTGGTGCGCGGTATCAACAACCTCTCCGATGCCCGCTACTGCGCCGGCATGGGGGCCGACCGCCTTTCCTTCCTGCTCGACCCGGCCCTGCCCGGCTACCTCACGCCCGAGGCCGTGCAGGAAATCAGCGGCTGGGTGGCCGGCGTGGAGCTGGTCGGCGAGTTTGAGAAGCTGCCTGCTGAAGACATCAACGAGCTGGGCCAGCGCTGCAACCTGCACGGGCTGCTGCTGCACCGGCGCCGCACTCCCGCCGACCTGGCCCAGCTGCTGCTGCCGACCCAGAAGCTGGTTTCCTGGATTCCGGATATGCTGCCCGAAGACGTGGACACCCGTTTCCGCGACCAGCAACACCATCTGGCCGGCTTCGTGCTGGCCACACCGCCCGCCCAGCCGCTTTCGGCCACCCAGCTGACCCACCTCATCCAACAGGCCCGCATGTTCCCGCTGTGGCTGGGGGCCGGCTTTGCGGCCAGCACCGGCGGCTCCGTCCGGAAACTGGTGGAAACGGTGCGCCCCGCCGGCATCGTGCTGGAAGGCGGCGACGAAATCAAGCCCGGCCTGCGCGACTTCACCGAGTTGGAAGCCGTGTTCGAGGAGCTGGAGGCGTAG
- the mnmA gene encoding tRNA 2-thiouridine(34) synthase MnmA: protein MTQFAPSTPAAPRGRVLVAMSGGIDSSVAAVLLHEQGYEVVGMTMKTWDYASAGGSKKETGCCSLDSINDARQIAVDLGFPHYIIDIRDEFGDFVISNFTEEYLAGRTPNPCVLCNTHIKWDALLRRADQLGCEFIATGHYAQVRHEDGRYVISKGLDENKDQSYALWGVSQESLARTLFPLGKMRKTEIYDEARRRGFTELVNKPESYEICFIPDNDYRGFLRRRVPGLEERVAGGKFVLRDGTVLGTHEGYPFYTIGQRKGLGVALGYPAYVTEIRPDTNEVVLGNFDDLASSRTTVGKLNMGKFASLEGRGLVPSRTKVRYNHNGGAAAFLEQIGDKIHVYFEEPVHAVTPGQAAVFYDGDDVIGGGWIERHTIGETPVSSEAAAAC, encoded by the coding sequence ATGACGCAATTTGCACCCTCGACGCCTGCCGCTCCGCGCGGCCGCGTCCTCGTCGCCATGAGCGGCGGCATTGATTCCTCGGTAGCGGCTGTGCTTCTGCACGAGCAAGGCTACGAAGTGGTGGGGATGACCATGAAAACCTGGGACTACGCCTCGGCCGGCGGCTCCAAAAAGGAAACCGGCTGCTGCTCCCTCGACAGCATCAACGACGCCCGCCAGATTGCCGTGGACCTCGGCTTTCCGCACTACATCATCGATATCCGGGATGAGTTCGGCGACTTCGTGATTTCCAACTTCACCGAGGAATACCTGGCTGGCCGCACGCCCAACCCCTGCGTGCTCTGCAACACCCACATCAAGTGGGACGCGCTGCTGCGCCGCGCCGACCAGCTCGGCTGCGAGTTCATTGCCACCGGCCACTACGCCCAGGTGCGCCACGAAGACGGGCGCTACGTCATCAGCAAAGGCCTCGACGAAAACAAAGACCAGAGCTACGCGCTGTGGGGCGTCAGCCAGGAAAGCTTGGCCCGCACATTGTTTCCGCTGGGCAAGATGCGCAAAACCGAAATCTATGACGAGGCGCGCCGCCGCGGCTTCACCGAGCTGGTGAACAAGCCCGAGAGCTACGAAATCTGCTTCATTCCCGACAACGACTACCGGGGCTTCCTGCGCCGCCGCGTGCCGGGCCTAGAGGAGCGCGTGGCGGGCGGCAAGTTTGTGTTGCGCGACGGCACCGTGCTTGGCACCCACGAAGGCTACCCGTTCTACACCATCGGGCAGCGCAAAGGGCTGGGCGTGGCGCTGGGCTACCCGGCCTACGTCACCGAAATCCGGCCCGATACCAACGAGGTGGTGCTGGGCAATTTCGATGACCTGGCCAGCTCGCGCACCACGGTGGGCAAGCTGAACATGGGCAAGTTTGCCTCGCTGGAAGGCCGCGGGCTGGTGCCGAGCCGCACCAAAGTGCGCTACAACCACAACGGCGGCGCGGCCGCCTTCCTGGAGCAGATCGGCGACAAAATCCACGTGTACTTCGAGGAGCCCGTGCACGCCGTGACGCCCGGCCAGGCCGCCGTGTTCTACGACGGCGACGACGTAATTGGCGGCGGCTGGATTGAGCGTCACACCATCGGCGAAACTCCCGTATCTTCGGAAGCCGCGGCCGCCTGTTAG
- a CDS encoding S8 family peptidase gives MQHSYSALLAGLFLAAASAALPTATQAQAIPASGQANTVRKHLVYFRDKAGTPFTVSQPQAYLSARAVQRRTRQNIAVQPRDLPVTPAYVTQLKAVPGATVWYTSRWFNAAVVSCDSATLRNLQALPFVRSATTLTRTAAAGPAPVRPRSFEDAADPTLDRTQANPVYGTAYKQAQMIGAVSLHNAGFRGEGMQIAVFDSGFPGVNQTAPFAAMRTENRLADVYNFVERNAAVYGRDSHGTHCLSTMAANQTGAFVGTAPKATFRLYITENIIGENPIEEVNWLLAAERADSAGVDVISSSLGYSTFDTPYGNYTYADLNGRTTISTRAATLAARAGMVVVNSAGNEGNSAWQRILAPADADSILAVAAVDSFGRRVGFSSIGPSADGRIKPNLAAMGSQTAIVNTAGQPTRGSGTSYACPVLAGMVACFWQANPTLTAQQVISFLQRSASQAAAPNNLLGYGLPNAVAAYTLANPGVPLSTGSPKAVTGQLVVYPNPVKGEELNLEVSEALRGKPLQVRFYDARGALVAEQKLPATTAAVLRLQPGPLAKGVYTCDVTAGDTIRRTVRFVKQ, from the coding sequence ATGCAACACTCGTATTCCGCCTTGCTGGCGGGTTTATTTTTGGCGGCCGCCAGTGCCGCGCTGCCCACTGCCACTCAGGCCCAGGCCATACCGGCTTCCGGCCAGGCCAACACCGTGCGCAAACACCTGGTGTATTTCCGCGACAAAGCCGGCACGCCTTTCACCGTGAGTCAGCCGCAGGCCTACCTGTCGGCGCGGGCCGTGCAGCGCCGTACCCGCCAGAACATTGCCGTGCAGCCCCGCGACCTGCCCGTAACGCCCGCCTACGTGACGCAGCTGAAGGCCGTGCCGGGCGCCACCGTGTGGTACACCTCGCGCTGGTTCAACGCCGCGGTGGTTTCCTGCGATTCGGCCACGCTGCGCAACCTGCAGGCGCTGCCGTTTGTGCGCAGCGCCACCACGCTCACCCGCACGGCCGCCGCTGGCCCGGCCCCGGTGCGGCCCCGCAGCTTCGAGGATGCTGCCGACCCCACCCTGGACCGCACCCAGGCCAATCCGGTGTATGGCACCGCCTACAAGCAGGCCCAGATGATCGGGGCCGTGTCGCTGCACAACGCCGGCTTCCGGGGCGAGGGCATGCAGATTGCCGTGTTCGACTCCGGTTTTCCGGGCGTCAACCAGACCGCGCCGTTTGCCGCCATGCGCACGGAAAACCGCCTGGCCGACGTCTACAACTTTGTGGAGCGCAACGCGGCTGTGTACGGGCGCGACAGCCACGGCACGCACTGCCTGTCCACCATGGCCGCCAACCAGACGGGCGCTTTCGTGGGCACCGCGCCCAAGGCCACGTTCCGGCTCTACATCACGGAGAACATCATCGGCGAAAACCCCATTGAGGAAGTCAACTGGCTGCTGGCTGCCGAGCGCGCCGACTCGGCCGGGGTGGACGTTATCAGCTCCTCGCTCGGCTACAGCACCTTCGACACGCCCTACGGCAACTACACCTACGCCGACCTGAACGGGCGCACCACCATCAGCACCCGCGCCGCCACGCTGGCTGCCCGCGCCGGCATGGTGGTGGTGAACTCGGCCGGCAACGAGGGCAACAGCGCATGGCAGCGCATTCTGGCCCCCGCCGACGCCGACTCCATTCTGGCCGTGGCCGCCGTCGACTCGTTTGGCCGGCGGGTGGGCTTCAGTTCCATTGGGCCCAGCGCCGACGGCCGCATCAAGCCCAACCTGGCTGCTATGGGTTCCCAGACCGCCATTGTGAACACGGCCGGGCAGCCCACGCGGGGCAGCGGCACGTCGTATGCCTGCCCGGTGCTGGCCGGCATGGTGGCCTGCTTCTGGCAAGCCAACCCCACGCTCACAGCCCAGCAGGTCATCAGCTTTCTGCAGCGTTCGGCTTCGCAGGCCGCCGCACCCAACAACCTGCTCGGCTATGGGCTGCCCAATGCCGTGGCGGCCTACACGCTGGCCAACCCCGGCGTGCCGCTTTCTACTGGTAGTCCCAAAGCCGTGACGGGCCAACTGGTGGTATACCCGAATCCGGTGAAAGGCGAGGAGCTGAATTTGGAAGTAAGTGAGGCGCTGCGCGGCAAGCCGCTGCAGGTGCGCTTCTACGATGCCCGGGGCGCGCTGGTAGCCGAGCAGAAGCTGCCCGCCACCACCGCCGCCGTGCTACGGCTGCAGCCCGGCCCGCTGGCCAAAGGTGTGTATACCTGTGACGTAACGGCCGGCGACACCATCCGGCGCACGGTGCGGTTTGTGAAGCAATAA
- the trmB gene encoding tRNA (guanosine(46)-N7)-methyltransferase TrmB, translating into MPRIKLQRFAENAERPDIVEPGKANYEQLRGRWHEDFFGTPHPITLEVGCGKGEYTVGLAARYSERSFLGLDIKGERIWRGSKRAEEQGLRNVGFVRTRAHDLLQHFAPAELTEIWITFPDPRPRDRDIKRRLTSPRFLDLYRQILQPGGLVHLKTDNEALFDYTLEVLAERPGVQILAQTKDLYATPELLPHAEDIVTNFESKYRAQGVPIKYVQFQLS; encoded by the coding sequence GTGCCCCGTATCAAACTCCAACGCTTCGCCGAAAACGCCGAACGGCCCGACATTGTAGAACCCGGCAAAGCCAATTACGAGCAGCTGCGCGGCCGCTGGCACGAAGACTTCTTCGGCACGCCGCACCCCATCACGCTGGAAGTGGGCTGCGGCAAGGGCGAATACACGGTGGGTCTGGCCGCCCGCTACTCGGAGCGCAGCTTTCTGGGGCTCGACATCAAGGGCGAAAGAATCTGGCGCGGCAGCAAGCGGGCCGAGGAGCAGGGTTTGCGCAACGTCGGCTTCGTGCGCACCCGGGCTCACGACCTGCTGCAGCATTTCGCGCCCGCCGAGCTAACTGAAATCTGGATAACCTTTCCCGACCCGCGCCCCCGCGACCGGGATATAAAGCGCCGCCTGACCTCGCCGCGCTTCCTCGACCTGTACCGGCAGATTCTGCAGCCCGGCGGCCTCGTGCACCTCAAAACCGACAACGAAGCCCTGTTCGACTACACCCTGGAAGTGCTAGCCGAGCGGCCCGGCGTACAGATCCTGGCCCAGACCAAAGACCTCTACGCCACGCCCGAGCTGCTCCCGCACGCCGAGGACATCGTCACGAACTTCGAGAGCAAGTACCGCGCCCAGGGCGTGCCCATCAAGTACGTGCAGTTTCAGCTAAGTTAG